One bacterium DNA segment encodes these proteins:
- a CDS encoding ABC transporter ATP-binding protein gives MATIHLDRVRKVYGKVVAVADVSLEISEGEFVVLLGPSGCGKTTILRCLAGLEHVDGGRVIIGGRDVTTAPPAARGIAMVFQSYAVFPHMTVFENIAFGLRMGRLPSGEVRGRVEEGAALLQIDHLLDRHPAQLSGGQRQRVAVARAIVMKPQVLLMDEPLSNLDALLRLQMRAEFKRLHHEIRSTTVYVTHDQVEALSLGERIAVMREGRIVQCDTPARVYGTPANRFVGSFIGSPPMNFVEGTVRAGARGRAVEVGGVRIPLDPNAAATAAPDASVLLGVRPEHIAVGFDSSADAIPGRLVVLEPVGPHQLLTVQAAGGSLKVTAPEEFRADSGAPVWLRLNPARIRLFDPRTGDALDA, from the coding sequence GTGGCGACCATCCACTTGGACCGGGTGCGCAAAGTGTACGGAAAGGTCGTGGCGGTCGCCGACGTCTCCCTGGAGATCTCGGAGGGGGAGTTCGTCGTCCTGCTGGGACCGAGCGGCTGCGGGAAGACGACGATCTTGCGTTGCCTGGCGGGCCTGGAACATGTAGACGGCGGCCGCGTGATCATCGGCGGCCGAGACGTCACGACCGCGCCGCCGGCCGCACGCGGCATCGCGATGGTCTTCCAGAGTTATGCCGTCTTCCCCCACATGACCGTCTTTGAGAACATCGCCTTCGGGCTGCGCATGGGCCGCCTGCCATCGGGAGAAGTACGCGGCCGGGTGGAAGAAGGCGCCGCACTGCTCCAGATCGACCATCTGCTCGACCGCCATCCGGCCCAGCTGTCGGGCGGCCAGCGCCAGCGTGTCGCGGTCGCACGCGCCATCGTGATGAAGCCCCAGGTCCTGCTGATGGACGAGCCGCTCAGCAACCTCGACGCGCTGCTGCGGCTGCAGATGCGCGCCGAGTTCAAGCGGCTGCACCATGAGATACGATCCACCACGGTCTATGTCACCCACGACCAGGTGGAGGCGCTGAGCCTCGGTGAGCGCATCGCGGTCATGAGAGAGGGACGGATCGTCCAGTGCGACACTCCGGCCCGCGTGTACGGGACGCCGGCCAACCGGTTTGTCGGCAGCTTCATCGGCAGCCCACCGATGAACTTCGTGGAGGGGACGGTACGCGCCGGAGCGAGAGGTCGCGCGGTCGAGGTCGGGGGCGTGAGGATCCCGCTCGACCCGAACGCTGCGGCCACCGCCGCACCGGACGCGAGCGTGCTGCTGGGCGTCCGGCCGGAGCACATCGCGGTCGGGTTCGATAGCTCGGCCGACGCGATTCCGGGCCGGCTGGTGGTCCTCGAGCCGGTCGGCCCTCACCAGCTCCTGACCGTGCAGGCGGCCGGGGGATCGCTGAAGGTGACCGCGCCGGAGGAGTTTCGCGCCGACTCGGGGGCCCCGGTGTGGCTTCGACTCAATCCGGCGCGGATCAGGCTCTTCGACCCTCGCACGGGCGACGCGCTCGACGCGTAG